In one Dehalococcoidia bacterium genomic region, the following are encoded:
- a CDS encoding CoA transferase, with the protein MLAFLGADVIKVEQPGVGDRTRHERAISEDVDSFYYIVFNANKRSITLNLKSERGREILLDLVAKADIVVENYAPGQMERFDLGFDALKQANPKIVYCTIKGFGSYGPHSHVKSFEHIAQAMGGAMSAQGDAGGEPTFVAPGVGDSGTGLHAGIGMLAALRQRDATGEAQRVEVAMQDGIVNLMRIRMIDTFNTGKPIPREGNRTWGGPSVVYPCKPGGPNDYVALVLAGDAWDTVLALAGRADLIGDPRYATAEARQERGPEVEEIVSLWTRTVTKHEAMEIFTDLGFPAGAVQDSLDVLADPHLKEREMIVDIHDPVRGDYQVIGCPIKVEGNEVEIQPPPLLGEHTDEVLDDVLGMTPDEVGALRDEGIV; encoded by the coding sequence CTGCTGGCGTTCCTGGGCGCCGACGTCATCAAGGTTGAACAGCCGGGCGTCGGCGACAGGACTCGCCACGAGCGAGCCATCTCCGAGGACGTAGACAGCTTCTACTACATCGTCTTCAACGCAAATAAACGCAGCATCACCCTCAACCTGAAGAGCGAGCGCGGTCGCGAGATCCTGCTGGATCTGGTTGCGAAGGCCGACATCGTCGTCGAGAACTACGCCCCCGGCCAGATGGAGCGGTTCGACCTCGGCTTCGACGCGCTCAAGCAGGCCAACCCGAAAATAGTCTACTGCACCATCAAGGGCTTCGGCAGCTACGGCCCGCACTCCCACGTGAAGAGCTTCGAGCATATCGCCCAGGCCATGGGCGGAGCCATGAGCGCGCAGGGAGATGCGGGCGGTGAGCCGACTTTCGTGGCACCGGGCGTCGGCGACTCAGGTACCGGCCTCCACGCCGGCATAGGAATGCTGGCCGCGCTGAGACAGCGTGACGCCACAGGCGAGGCCCAGCGTGTCGAGGTTGCCATGCAGGACGGCATAGTCAACCTGATGCGCATCCGGATGATCGACACGTTCAACACGGGTAAGCCCATCCCGCGAGAGGGTAACCGCACCTGGGGAGGCCCGTCAGTTGTGTATCCGTGCAAGCCGGGTGGCCCGAACGACTACGTGGCGCTGGTGCTGGCCGGAGACGCGTGGGACACGGTGCTCGCACTGGCAGGACGCGCCGACCTCATCGGCGACCCTCGCTACGCGACTGCTGAGGCACGTCAGGAGCGTGGTCCCGAGGTCGAGGAGATCGTCAGCTTGTGGACGCGCACCGTAACCAAGCACGAGGCGATGGAGATCTTCACTGACCTGGGATTCCCCGCTGGGGCTGTCCAGGACTCGCTGGACGTGCTGGCAGACCCTCACCTGAAAGAGCGGGAGATGATCGTGGACATCCACGACCCCGTCCGCGGCGACTACCAGGTGATTGGATGCCCCATCAAGGTCGAGGGTAACGAAGTCGAGATTCAGCCTCCTCCGCTTCTCGGTGAGCACACCGATGAGGTACTCGACGACGTGCTCGGCATGACGCCCGACGAGGTAGGCGCACTAAGGGACGAGGGCATTGTCTAG